In Mauremys reevesii isolate NIE-2019 linkage group 8, ASM1616193v1, whole genome shotgun sequence, a single genomic region encodes these proteins:
- the LOC120371187 gene encoding heme-binding protein 2-like: protein MIKSFKQTFLSLELQSPRWNSAEIAVQDYELRHYETAKWASTVIKGETQKEALRQGFWKLFYYIQGKNEKEVKIEMTVPVTCLVKSGCTDFKISFFVPFEHQDSPPQPTDPDVFIEERKGEAIFVRSFGGFASPEKYAEEAQALARILKNVGQSFHEDFYYTAGYDSPFKLFNRHNEVWYFKK, encoded by the exons ATGATCAAGTCCTTCAAACAGACATTTTTGTCGCTGGAGCTGCAGTCACCCAGGTGGAATTCAGCAGAGATCGCG GTGCAAGATTATGAGCTGCGTCACTACGAGACGGCCAAATGGGCTAGCACAGTAATTAAAGGAGAGACGCAAAAGGAGGCACTGCGCCAGGGCTTCTGGAAACTCTTCTACTACATTCAGGGGAAGAATGAGAAAG AGGTGAAGATTGAGATGACTGTGCCAGTTACGTGCCTGGTGAAATCTGGTTGCACAGACTTCAAGATCTCATTCTTTGTGCCATTTGAGCATCAAGACTCCCCGCCACAGCCCACAGATCCAGATGTCTTCATCGAGGAGCGGAAGGGAGAGGCCATCTTTGTCAG GTCCTTTGGTGGATTTGCCTCTCCAGAGAAGTATGCTGAGGAAGCCCAGGCACTGGCCAGAATCCTAAAGAATGTGGGTCAGTCATTCCATGAAGACTTCTATTATACTGCTGGCTATGATAGTCCCTTCAAGCTCTTCAATAGGCACAATGAAGTGTGGTATTTCAAGAAGTAA